The Mesorhizobium sp. INR15 region CCTTCATCGAATAGGGCAGCTGGGCGATACCGGTGAGGCCGTTCTTCTCGGCCTCGATGAGGTCGAAATAGACATAGTCAGCGCCGCCCGATGTGAGCGTTCGGCGGCAATTGAAACTGTCGAGGGATTTTGACACGTGCGATCCGTCCTTGTCTGTTCAGCCTGAAAGGGAACGGACTCCGATGGCATGCAATCACGCGCAAAGGTGCGGGTACGGCCATTTCCGCTGTCCGCTCCCAAGCAACCCGAGCCGTTCAAGGCGGCGCGTGCGCTGGTTCGGCGCTAATTCTGATCCCGCGCCGACCGCTGGCACGGATGCCCCGCATATAGAGAATTTTCTGGAATAGTTCTAGACAGTTGCAGAGCAAATTTGTGCGATGCGGCAACCATCGCCGAACAATCGTTTCAGGGCAGGCAAGGGATGCGGCTTATCGCCGAAAATCTGGGCGGTGAACGCGGCGGCGAGACGGTGTTTTCCGGCATCGGCTTTGCCCTGGAGGACGGCCAGGCGCTTGTCGTCACCGGGCCGAACGGCTCGGGCAAATCGACGCTGCTCAGGGTCATTGCCGGGCTGCTGCCGGTGGCGCAGGGCAAGGTGCGACTCGAGGGTGGCGGCGAGGCGTTCCCGTCGATCGCCTCAGCCTGCCATTATCTCGGCCATCAGAACGCGATGAAGACAGCGCTCAGCGTGGCGGAGAATCTGCGTTTCTGGCGCGATTTTCATGGCGCGGGCCAGCTCGATGTCGAAGAGGCGCTGGAGCAAGTCGGTCTGGGCGGCCTCGGCCATCTGCCCTTCGGATATTTGTCGACGGGGCAACGGCGGCGCGCGGCGATCGCGAAATTGCTGGTCAGCCATCGGCCGCTATGGTTGCTCGACGAGCCGACGGCGGGATTGGACAAGGCGTCCGAACAGCGGTTTGCCGGGCTGATGACCAGATATTGTGCGGAAGGCGGGATGATTGTCGCGGCAACGCATCTGCCGCTGGGGCTGGAGGGCGTGAAGGAATTGCGGATGGGGGAGGTCGACTGATGTCGGTGCTCCACGTGAAGGAACTCCCACCTCAACACGGGACCGCATCGTAATGTGGTCCCTCTTCCTGCGCGACATTCGCCTCAACATCCGTGCCGGCGGTGGCGCACTGACCGGGGTGATCTTCTTTCTCGCCGTCATCGTCACAATCCCGTTCGGCGTTGGTCCGGATTTGAAGCTGCTGGCCCGCATCGGCCCAGCGATCCTGTGGATCGGCGCGCTGCTCGCCTGCCTGCTCGGCCTCGACCGCTTGTTCCAGGCCGATCGCGAGGACGGTTCGCTCGATCTGCTGGTGCTCGGCAACGACCGTCACATGCTGGCGCTGACGGTTCTGGTGAAGTGCCTGGCGCATTGGGCAGGCAGCGTGTTGCCGCTGGTGATCGCGGCTCCCCTGCTCGGCCTGTTCATGAACATGGAGCCGGCCGGCATCGGCGCCACCGCGCTGACCCTGCTGGTCGGCACGCCTGCGATCACCTTTATCGGTGCCGTGGGTGCGGCGGTGGCGGTGGCGCTGCCGCGCGGCGGGCTGCTGATTTCGGTTCTGGTGCTGCCGCTGACCATTCCGGTGCTGATCTTCGGGGTTTCAGCCAGCTATGGTGCGACGGCGGACCCCGATCCCTTCCTGCAGCCCTTCCTCATTCTCGCCGCGCTGACGCTGTTTCTTCTGGTGCTCGGACCTGTGGCCGCCGCACTTGCGTTGCGCCACGGCACGGATTGAGGTGTCCGGTGAATTATTGCGCGGCCAGCGAGGTGAGGCTAAGGGAAGGCATGATCGAAGGTAACGGCATTTTCCCGTTGAGTGGTTGTGCGCGGGTGGGGCGGCCGGCATGAGCGTGCACGCGCTTTACGTGACCGCTGCCTATGCCGTCACCGCTGTCGGCCTGGCCGGTCTGGTCGGCTGGATTCTCATCGACCAGCGGGCCCGAAAGCGCGAACTCGCCGAGCTGGAGGCCGCCGGCGTGCGCAGGCGCTCCGACAAGGCAGGGAAATCATGAGTACGGAAACGGAAACACCAGCGCCTGCCCGCCGGCGTCTGATCGTGCTTTTGCCGCTGCTGATCTTTCTTGGGCTGGCAGGACTGTTCCTGTCGCAGCTTTTGTCCGGGCGTGACATTTCGGAAGTGCCATCGGCGCTGATCGGCTTGCCGGCGCCAACAACAAATCTGCCAGCACTCGAAGGCATCAACCTGCCCGGGCTGGACTCGAAGCAGTTTGCCGGCAAGGTGACGCTGGTCAATGTCTTTGCGTCATGGTGCGCGCCGTGCCGGGAAGAGCATCCGGTGCTTCTGGCATTGTCTCAGGACAAGCGCTTCACCATGGCGGCGCTGAACTACAAGGACCGGCCGGAAAATGCCCGCCGCTTCCTTGGCGATCTCGGCAATCCGTTCCAGGCGATCGGTGTCGACGAGGCGGGCCGCACCGCGATTGATTGGGGTGTTTATGGGGTGCCGGAGACCTTCGTCATCGGCAAGGACGGCAAGATCGCCTACAAGCATGTCGGCCCGCTGACGCCTGAGTCAGCCAAGGAGCTGCTGCTGCCGCAAATCGACAAGGCACTTGCGGCACATTGATATTCAGGTGATGCCGGCCTGCAAACGGTGGCTTCCTGCGCTTCCGGGGCTCACGTACTTAAGTAAGCTCCGCTCCGGTTCTCAGAAACCACCATTCTCGGCGCGGCCTGACCTGAATCTCAACGCGCCGTGGGTGGCGCGTCGATGGGTATAAGATCAGCCGTAGATCTGCTTGTGGACCTGGTACAGCATTTCCGAGCGGTCGGCCCGCATGTCGGCCAGATCGCGGCTGGAGAAGCTGTCGATTTCGGCGACGAGGCGGTTGTAATGCTTGCGCTTGGCGATGCTCTGGCGAGCGCGGGTGACGAGACTGTCGAAGATCATAGCAAGGGTTCCTTCTGTGCCGCATTCTCGCGGCCGGTTCTTCCTCCCTTGATCAATACGGAACATGACATAGGAATGCTGCGTTGCAAAAAGAAGATGTTGCAATGCACCATTGCGCTGAGCGCATAGCCGGTTAATGGCGTCCTAAGGCACGTCGTGGTGGACCTGAACCGGCTGGTTTTCCCCTCCTGTCTGTTTTGTCTTACAAATTGCGAAGGTCCCGTCTTGCCAGATCGATCGCGGGCTGGCTTGATCCGGCGTTACCTGATGCCGGGAGGAAATGCATGGCGGCCGCAGACTATTATGAAGTTCTCGATCCGCGCTTCGCGCGTCTGTTCAATGGCAGCGCGCAGGTGGACAAGCTGTTCACCGGATGCCGCTGGGCGGAAGGGCCGGCCTGGTTCGCGGCTGGCCGCTATGTCGTCTGGTCCGACATCCCGAACAACCGCATGATGCGCTACGACGAGACCGACGGCAGCGTCAGCGTGTTCCGCCAGCCGTCCGGCAATTCCAACGGCAACACCGTCGACCGGCAGGGCCGGCTGGTGACGTGCGAGCATTCAGGCCGCCGTGTCAGCCGCACCGAGTTTGACGGATCCATCACCACCATCGCCGACAAATGGCGCGGCAAGCGGCTGAATTCGCCCAACGACGCCGTGGTGAAATCCGACGGCTCGATCTGGTTCACCGATCCGAGCTACGGCATCGACACCGACTATGAGGGCGACAAGGCCGAGAGCGAGATTGGCGCCTGCCATGTCTACCGGGTCGATCCCGGCACTGGCGACGTCGAGGCTGTCATCACCGACATGGTCAGGCCCAACGGGCTCGCCTTCTCGCCGGACGAGAGCAAGCTCTATGTCGTCGACACAGGCCGCACGCACGGTGCGCAGAACCCGGCGCATATGCGGGTGTTCAATGTCGGCAAGGGCGGCAAGAAAGTCTCCGGCGAAAAGGTCTTCGCCGATTGCACCGCCGGCCTGTTCGACGGCTTCCGGCTCGACGAGGACGGTCGGATCTGGTCGAGCGCCGCCGACGGCATCCATTGCTACGACCCGGACGGCACATTGATCGGCAAGGTCAAGGTGCCGGAAGTCACCGCCAATTGCGTGTTCGGCGGCAACAAGCTGAACTGCCTCTACATCGCCGGCACCACCTCGCTCTACATGGTGCGGCTGATGGTCAACGGCGCCAGGACGTATTGAGCGAGCGCCGAGCAGTCAGACAACAGGGCAACCAGGGAGGCAGCCATGCCGTTCGTCAACATTCGCATCGTCAAGGAAGTGATCGCCGCCGATCCGGCGGGCAAGAAGGCCGACATCGCCAGGAAAGTCACGGCAGCCATCATGGATGCCACCGGGCTCGGCAACGACGATGTCTGGGTGGTCTTCGAGGAGGTCAACGCGCGCGACTGGTATGTCGGCAAGACGGATGTCGAGACATTGCGGAAGGGTTAGCTCCGCTGGAGGCGAGCGGCGCGGCCGTGACGTGCAAGTGTCACCCCGGTGCAGAATTCGCTCCCGGGATCGCAGTGTAGGGCACCCCTTCTGGAGCGCTGTTCTCTTGGCGTATGTCACGGAATGGATCCTAGGGTCTGCGCCGCGTCGCTTCGCTCCTTGCTTCGCCCTAGGATGACGAAGGCGTGGTTGACCGTTGCTCAGCGACTGGCGATGAAGTGCGCAAAAGCCGCAAGCGCGTCACGCATCGCCTGCCGGCTTGCCGGCTCCGCCAGGATCTTGTCGAATTCCGGTGGCTTCTTGCCGATCAGGGCGATCTCGAGCGCAGTCTCTTCATACAGCGCAAACGACATGGTCCGCATGATCTCGGCCAGAGCGGCTCGGGCAAACATCGATCGTGGCGAGGCGTGCACCAGCATCGCCGGCTTGTCGACGGCGGCGTCGCGCGACACCAGCCAGTCGAGGGCGTTCTTCAGCCCGCCCGGCACGCCATGCGCATATTCCGGACAGGAGACGATGATGCCGTCGGCGCTGGTGACGGCCTCGATCAGCGCGGAAGCTTCGCGGGGCGTGCGCTCGCCTTCGTCGTCGGGGTTGAAGATCGGCAGGCGGCCGAGCCCGTCATAGACGGTGACGCCACAGCCAGCCGGCGCGTTGAGCGCCAGAGCCGTGACCAGCGCCGAATTGGTCGAGGCAGCCCGCAGGCTGCCCGATATGGCAAGGAGGTTGAGCAAGGCAGGTCAGTCCGGACGAATCGTTGGGAGAAAGCCTACCACATCGTCTGCTTGTAGCTGTCGTCCAGCCAGCGGTCGGTCGCCTCGACGGAATCGGCCAGTGCCAGCTGGTCGCGCAGGATCTGGCCGAGTGTCGGCAGCGTCGCGCGGTCATACCAGGTGTCGGGCTTCCATAGGTCGGAGCGCATGAACGCCTTGGCGCAATGCATGTAGGCAGCCTTGACCGCGACCACGATGACGCTTTGCGGCTCCCGGCCGTCGACAGCGAGGCGCTCGCGCAAGGTTGCGTCGATGGTGATGCGGGCATCGCCGTTGACGCGTAGCGTCTCGTTCATGCCGGGAATGAGAAACAGCAGCCCGACCGACGGGTTGAGCAGGATATTCTCAAGCGTATCGAGCCGGTTGTTGCCGGGCCTGTCGGGAATGGCGATGGTGCTGTCGTCAAGAATGGCGGCGAAGCCCGGCCGATCGCCTCTTGGCGTCACGTCGGAATTGCCTGATCCATCGGATGAGCCGATCAGCACGAACGGGCTCTTGCCGATGAAGGAACGGCTATGGCTGTCCAGCGCCTTGAGTTCCTTGCGGATCG contains the following coding sequences:
- the ccmA gene encoding heme ABC exporter ATP-binding protein CcmA; this translates as MRLIAENLGGERGGETVFSGIGFALEDGQALVVTGPNGSGKSTLLRVIAGLLPVAQGKVRLEGGGEAFPSIASACHYLGHQNAMKTALSVAENLRFWRDFHGAGQLDVEEALEQVGLGGLGHLPFGYLSTGQRRRAAIAKLLVSHRPLWLLDEPTAGLDKASEQRFAGLMTRYCAEGGMIVAATHLPLGLEGVKELRMGEVD
- the ccmB gene encoding heme exporter protein CcmB, which produces MWSLFLRDIRLNIRAGGGALTGVIFFLAVIVTIPFGVGPDLKLLARIGPAILWIGALLACLLGLDRLFQADREDGSLDLLVLGNDRHMLALTVLVKCLAHWAGSVLPLVIAAPLLGLFMNMEPAGIGATALTLLVGTPAITFIGAVGAAVAVALPRGGLLISVLVLPLTIPVLIFGVSASYGATADPDPFLQPFLILAALTLFLLVLGPVAAALALRHGTD
- the ccmD gene encoding heme exporter protein CcmD; the encoded protein is MSVHALYVTAAYAVTAVGLAGLVGWILIDQRARKRELAELEAAGVRRRSDKAGKS
- a CDS encoding DsbE family thiol:disulfide interchange protein, producing the protein MSTETETPAPARRRLIVLLPLLIFLGLAGLFLSQLLSGRDISEVPSALIGLPAPTTNLPALEGINLPGLDSKQFAGKVTLVNVFASWCAPCREEHPVLLALSQDKRFTMAALNYKDRPENARRFLGDLGNPFQAIGVDEAGRTAIDWGVYGVPETFVIGKDGKIAYKHVGPLTPESAKELLLPQIDKALAAH
- a CDS encoding SMP-30/gluconolactonase/LRE family protein; this translates as MAAADYYEVLDPRFARLFNGSAQVDKLFTGCRWAEGPAWFAAGRYVVWSDIPNNRMMRYDETDGSVSVFRQPSGNSNGNTVDRQGRLVTCEHSGRRVSRTEFDGSITTIADKWRGKRLNSPNDAVVKSDGSIWFTDPSYGIDTDYEGDKAESEIGACHVYRVDPGTGDVEAVITDMVRPNGLAFSPDESKLYVVDTGRTHGAQNPAHMRVFNVGKGGKKVSGEKVFADCTAGLFDGFRLDEDGRIWSSAADGIHCYDPDGTLIGKVKVPEVTANCVFGGNKLNCLYIAGTTSLYMVRLMVNGARTY
- a CDS encoding 4-oxalocrotonate tautomerase family protein: MPFVNIRIVKEVIAADPAGKKADIARKVTAAIMDATGLGNDDVWVVFEEVNARDWYVGKTDVETLRKG
- a CDS encoding NADPH-dependent FMN reductase, with protein sequence MLNLLAISGSLRAASTNSALVTALALNAPAGCGVTVYDGLGRLPIFNPDDEGERTPREASALIEAVTSADGIIVSCPEYAHGVPGGLKNALDWLVSRDAAVDKPAMLVHASPRSMFARAALAEIMRTMSFALYEETALEIALIGKKPPEFDKILAEPASRQAMRDALAAFAHFIASR
- a CDS encoding pyridoxamine 5'-phosphate oxidase family protein: MEFVSTRDELRTIYKTPRPTDGSIRKELKALDSHSRSFIGKSPFVLIGSSDGSGNSDVTPRGDRPGFAAILDDSTIAIPDRPGNNRLDTLENILLNPSVGLLFLIPGMNETLRVNGDARITIDATLRERLAVDGREPQSVIVVAVKAAYMHCAKAFMRSDLWKPDTWYDRATLPTLGQILRDQLALADSVEATDRWLDDSYKQTMW